A window from Setaria italica strain Yugu1 chromosome VIII, Setaria_italica_v2.0, whole genome shotgun sequence encodes these proteins:
- the LOC101754300 gene encoding indole-2-monooxygenase, whose amino-acid sequence MAPVLARLYEHASPESLALLFFLLLVAVHLATPRSRTEKLLRKLPSPPFKLPIIGHLHLIGSLPHHSLRDLAKRHGPDVMLLRLGAVPTLVVSSPRSAKAVLCTHGHVFASRPRSAVADVLFYGCTDVAFAPYGEYWRQARKVITTHLLTAAKVRSNRAAREQEVQLVLAKVTAAAAMGMAVDVSELFSFFANDILCQAVAGRLPREQGRNQLFRELLETNAKLLGGFNLDDYFPSLARFDLVSAKAVKHRKIWDDLLGSLIDKHKSKTVDGEDEEDFIDVLLSVQQEYGLTRDNVKAILMDMFGAGTDTTYIALDYAMAELMRNPKAMTKLQAEVRGCATKGKELVTEQNLSSMSYLKAVMQESMRLHAPGALLIPHLSMAECDVEGYTIPSGTRVIVNAWALGRDTTYWESAEEFMPERFMEEAVDAASNFQGNDFRFLPFGSGRRMCPGINFTTATFEIILANLIYHFNWELPPGSTGIDMTELYGVDVRRKKKLLLIPRSA is encoded by the exons cctcctcgtcgccgtgcACTTGGCAACACCAAGGTCCAGAACAGAGAAGCTGCTCCGGAAGCTACCGTCGCCTCCGTTCAAGCTCCCGATCatcggccacctccacctcatCGGATCCCTTCCCCACCACTCCCTCCGCGACCTCGCCAAGAGGCACGGGCCCGACGTGatgctcctccgcctcggcgccgtGCCAACGCTCGTCGTCTCCTCCCCACGCTCCGCCAAGGCCGTCCTGTGCACGCACGGCCACGTCTTCGCCTCCCGGCCGCGCTCCGCGGTGGCCGACGTCCTGTTCTACGGCTGCACCGACGTCGCCTTCGCCCCATACGGTGAGTACTGGCGCCAGGCCAGGAAGGTGATCACCACCCACCTCCTTACCGCGGCGAAGGTCCGGTccaaccgcgccgcccgcgAGCAGGAGGTCCAGCTGGTTTTAGCCAAggtgacggccgccgccgccatgggcaTGGCGGTCGACGTCAGCGAGCTCTTCAGCTTCTTCGCCAACGACATCCTGTGCCAGGCCGTGGCGGGCAGGCTCCCCAGGGAACAAGGTCGGAACCAGCTGTTCCGGGAGCTGCTAGAGACGAACGCCAAGCTCCTGGGGGGATTTAACCTGGACGACTATTTCCCGAGCTTGGCGAGGTTCGACTTGGTGTCGGCCAAGGCTGTGAAGCACAGAAAGATATGGGATGACCTTTTGGGCAGCCTCATCGACAAGCACAAGAGCAAGACGGTCGATGGTGAGGACGAGGAGGACTTCATCGATGTGCTGCTCTCCGTTCAACAAGAGTACGGCCTGACCAGAGACAACGTCAAGGCAATACTGATG GACATGTTTGGAGCCGGGACGGACACAACCTACATAGCACTAGACTACGCCATGGCTGAGCTGATGCGGAATCCCAAGGCGATGACCAAGCTTCAAGCTGAGGTGAGGGGGTGCGCAACCAAGGGGAAGGAACTGGTCACTGAACAAAACCTGAGCAGCATGAGCTACCTCAAGGCCGTGATGCAAGAGTCGATGCGGCTGCACGCGCCGGGGGCTCTTTTGATACCCCACTTGTCCATGGCCGAATGCGATGTGGAGGGCTATACCATACCCTCCGGGACACGTGTGATCGTCAACGCGTGGGCTCTAGGCAGGGACACCACCTACTGGGAGAGTGCAGAGGAGTTCATGCCCGAGCGGTTCATGGAAGAAGCCGTGGATGCTGCTTCCAACTTCCAGGGGAACGACTTCCGTTTCTTGCCGTTTGGGTCCGGGCGAAGGATGTGCCCGGGTATAAACTTCACCACCGCCACTTTCGAAATCATTCTTGCCAACCTCATCTACCACTTTAACTGGGAGCTTCCGCCGGGGTCCACAGGCATCGACATGACAGAGTTGTATGGGGTGGATGTGCGCCGTAAGAAGAAGCTTCTTCTTATCCCACGATCGGCTTAG